In Cryptomeria japonica chromosome 10, Sugi_1.0, whole genome shotgun sequence, a genomic segment contains:
- the LOC131076841 gene encoding peroxidase 21-like, with translation MANKSNACFTFVSLALVVILLWPPLSLAQNSELKSNYYAASCPRAEDIVKEQVYNLYQEHGNTAVSWLRAIFHDCMVESCDASVLLDTAGSVMSEKPSDRNFGMRNFKYVNAIKSALEEECPGVVSCADIVALSARDGVVMLGGPRVELKTGRRDSKKSSAAVVDEYIPLHNDSASTVLSRFDSIGIDAEGVVALLGAHTVGRTHCENLVHRLYPNVDSTLDPEYAVYLKGRCPTTNPDPQAVVYARNDHGTPMKFDNNYYKNLLKNKGLLVVDQQLLLDPRTSPYVEKMAQDNQYFFSQFSRALTILSENNPLTGNNGEIRKDCRFVNA, from the exons ATGGCTAACAAGAGCAATGCATGTTTTACTTTTGTGTCACTCGCACTCGTTGTGATTTTACTGTGGCCACCGCTTTCATTGGCTCAGAACAGCGAACTGAAGAGCAACTACTATGCAGCCTCGTGCCCGAGAGCAGAGGATATTGTGAAAGAGCAAGTGTATAATCTCTATCAAGAACATGGAAATACTGCTGTCTCCTGGCTCAGAGCTATTTTCCATGATTGCATGGTCGAG TCTTGTGATGCTTCGGTTCTGCTGGATACGGCTGGGAGTGTGATGTCTGAGAAGCCATCTGACAGAAACTTTGGAATGAGGAATTTCAAGTATGTCAATGCAATCAAGAGTGCACTTGAGGAGGAGTGCCCTGGAGTTGTCTCCTGTGCTGACATTGTTGCTCTTTCTGCTAGAGATGGAGTTGTCATG TTAGGAGGGCCTCGTGTAGAATTGAAAACAGGGAGGAGAGACAGCAAGAAGAGCAGTGCAGCAGTGGTGGACGAATACATTCCACTGCATAATGACAGCGCCTCAACTGTTCTATCACGATTTGACTCCATAGGCATCGATGCAGAAGGAGTTGTTGCTCTTTTAG GGGCGCACACGGTTGGAAGAACACACTGTGAGAACCTGGTGCACAGGCTGTACCCAAATGTGGACTCAACTCTGGATCCAGAGTACGCTGTGTATTTGAAAGGTCGCTGCCCAACAACAAATCCAGACCCACAAGCCGTCGTCTATGCACGTAACGATCATGGAACACCAATGAAGTTTGATAACAACTATTACAAAAATCTGTTGAAGAATAAAGGCCTTCTGGTGGTGGATCAGCAGCTGCTCTTGGATCCCAGAACCTCCCCTTATGTGGAAAAGATGGCCCAAGACAACCAATATTTCTTCTCCCAATTCTCCAGAGCACTTACCATTCTCTCTGAGAACAATCCTCTCACTGGAAATAATGGAGAAATCAGGAAAGATTGTCGCTTTGTCAATGCCTAA